The following proteins are encoded in a genomic region of Natrinema sp. DC36:
- a CDS encoding glycosyltransferase, which yields MTLESVPEDVPVTVERKGSLNEARNRGVRNADTDIVAILDDDIAFSEELFDALVESVDEDVLLGVADWEFGLVAGRVMIFYKSLWRDVGGFDERLRSHNGDTDFSLRAHDAGYSVKTVPRDLFCHKDHERSITTWDRAWRLAYLSRKHVRYAPYILSSTVAYNLGLEAGVSKEQSLPPSISPTVDELEIE from the coding sequence TTGACGCTGGAGAGTGTCCCCGAAGACGTTCCAGTGACCGTCGAACGCAAGGGATCGCTGAACGAGGCGCGCAACCGCGGGGTTCGGAACGCCGACACCGACATCGTCGCCATTCTCGACGACGACATCGCGTTCTCCGAAGAGTTGTTCGACGCGCTCGTCGAATCAGTGGACGAGGACGTGCTGCTCGGCGTGGCGGATTGGGAGTTCGGACTGGTCGCGGGACGCGTGATGATCTTCTATAAGTCGCTCTGGCGTGACGTTGGTGGCTTCGACGAGCGTCTTCGTAGCCACAACGGCGATACGGATTTCTCGCTGCGAGCCCACGATGCGGGATACTCCGTGAAGACGGTCCCACGAGATCTGTTCTGTCACAAGGACCACGAGCGCTCGATCACGACATGGGACCGCGCATGGCGACTGGCGTATCTCTCCAGGAAGCACGTCCGATATGCGCCGTACATCCTGAGTTCGACCGTTGCGTACAATCTCGGTTTGGAAGCAGGGGTAAGTAAGGAGCAGAGTCTGCCCCCATCGATTAGTCCTACGGTCGACGAACTTGAGATCGAGTAA
- a CDS encoding glycosyltransferase family 4 protein produces MDTIALTGTFNTSDTGPSRVLEGLSGALADTGLEVHAFTHGDRDEHPHSDVHVTRFEKTPQSVPGFFSYFKWVRNQVRDLDPDLVHPLEEYPFEADVRTVQWTSDSYERWRLCRDDFRGYGYFAGDILLNVANRIGAARTDTVVASSPETKRQMERYWKFSPDTVIPLGIDAETRTPPSEVSDPPCILLPGRITPKKGQREFLKGLDPESRDYQVDIVGGVSDREYWDSMAEWHDHHHGFVSRGELTQLYKNADVVVIPAIHENFSMTALEAIANGCLLVITNACGFALFKSVQESEGVTIVPNGTETAPVVKRLIQEIELNRLKRSSYSLSQNFTWYKIAREYKIIYGR; encoded by the coding sequence ATGGACACCATCGCACTAACTGGTACCTTCAATACGTCCGACACCGGACCATCGCGGGTTTTAGAGGGGTTGTCGGGAGCGCTTGCAGATACTGGACTCGAGGTACACGCGTTTACGCACGGCGACCGAGACGAGCATCCTCACTCTGACGTGCACGTCACTCGTTTCGAGAAGACCCCGCAGTCGGTTCCTGGCTTCTTCTCCTACTTCAAGTGGGTTCGGAACCAGGTTCGTGACCTCGATCCAGACCTGGTTCACCCGCTCGAGGAGTACCCATTCGAAGCAGACGTCCGGACGGTGCAGTGGACGTCAGACAGTTACGAACGCTGGCGACTCTGCCGGGACGACTTCCGGGGATACGGCTATTTCGCAGGCGATATTCTGCTGAACGTAGCGAATCGAATCGGAGCAGCTCGGACAGACACAGTCGTCGCGTCGAGTCCGGAGACCAAGCGCCAGATGGAGAGGTATTGGAAATTTTCACCCGATACAGTGATTCCGCTCGGCATCGATGCTGAAACACGGACACCGCCATCCGAAGTTTCAGACCCACCATGTATTCTCCTGCCTGGTCGAATCACGCCGAAGAAAGGCCAGCGTGAGTTCTTGAAAGGGCTCGACCCAGAGAGCCGGGATTATCAGGTCGATATTGTCGGTGGTGTTAGTGATAGGGAGTACTGGGACTCAATGGCAGAGTGGCACGACCATCATCACGGGTTCGTCTCTCGAGGGGAGTTGACACAACTCTATAAGAATGCGGATGTTGTAGTAATACCGGCCATTCATGAAAACTTTTCGATGACAGCGTTAGAGGCGATCGCCAATGGTTGCCTGCTGGTTATCACGAATGCCTGTGGATTCGCATTGTTCAAGTCTGTTCAAGAATCAGAGGGGGTCACCATAGTTCCGAATGGCACAGAAACCGCGCCGGTTGTAAAACGATTAATACAAGAAATTGAGTTGAATAGGTTGAAGAGATCTTCATATAGTTTATCTCAGAATTTTACTTGGTATAAAATTGCTAGAGAATACAAGATAATTTATGGGAGATAG
- a CDS encoding glycosyltransferase family 4 protein yields the protein MSIAAVFSQNSSGEEEVHPVHREWMSSVADSIIHLEYSSLPSPLNKTFCNGLSQLRVGTLPESDVYLLEKPKHLYFLPKLKRKAPNSTIIYLHATCRFLGAKQYPRMAWGRKWPIGVVERTADGKMLRELLRRYVDGVITVSKLLENQILDFAEIPTRVVHPFVPKERANEFAQIEHSNQGRWITVLAENRPRKGVELVVEAWKDIVADFEQYELHIAGRGQNSRFQDCERVLVHGFVESLPDFFTSSDLHIHPAHCDPFPVSTIEAMMAGVPTIVSKYTGTRKLTSDVSREQVVDTTKESVRSAMKRNLKRPESDLRSIREESRRIAMDYQEGTEETNFVGRFNSLLSQVN from the coding sequence ATGTCTATTGCCGCTGTCTTCTCTCAAAACTCCAGTGGAGAAGAGGAAGTGCATCCAGTTCACCGAGAATGGATGAGTTCTGTTGCAGATTCGATCATACATCTCGAATACTCCTCACTACCTAGTCCCCTAAATAAAACATTTTGTAACGGTCTCTCGCAGCTCCGCGTAGGTACTCTCCCCGAATCAGATGTATACCTCCTAGAAAAACCAAAACATCTATATTTCTTGCCGAAACTCAAGCGTAAAGCCCCCAATTCCACAATAATCTATCTTCACGCTACCTGTCGATTTCTAGGGGCGAAGCAGTACCCTCGAATGGCATGGGGGAGAAAGTGGCCAATTGGTGTTGTTGAGAGGACAGCGGATGGAAAAATGCTACGAGAGCTATTACGACGCTACGTAGATGGAGTAATTACAGTTTCGAAACTCTTGGAGAATCAAATACTAGATTTTGCTGAGATTCCCACCCGAGTAGTCCATCCGTTTGTTCCAAAAGAGCGTGCAAATGAGTTTGCCCAGATTGAACACTCCAATCAAGGAAGATGGATAACCGTATTAGCTGAAAACCGACCTCGAAAAGGGGTCGAATTGGTTGTAGAGGCTTGGAAGGACATTGTCGCGGATTTCGAACAGTACGAACTGCATATCGCTGGGCGTGGGCAGAACTCTCGCTTTCAGGATTGCGAACGTGTTTTAGTTCATGGCTTCGTAGAATCGCTTCCAGATTTCTTTACATCCTCTGATTTACATATACACCCTGCACACTGTGATCCGTTCCCGGTTTCGACAATTGAAGCGATGATGGCCGGTGTTCCCACTATTGTTAGTAAGTATACTGGAACGCGAAAATTGACCTCAGATGTGTCGCGAGAACAAGTCGTTGATACGACGAAGGAATCGGTTCGATCGGCTATGAAAAGGAATCTTAAACGTCCTGAAAGTGATTTGCGTAGCATACGTGAAGAGAGTCGAAGAATTGCTATGGACTATCAAGAAGGAACGGAAGAGACAAACTTTGTCGGTCGATTTAACTCTCTCCTATCACAGGTCAATTAA
- a CDS encoding sulfatase-like hydrolase/transferase produces MTRIALVVLDTLRKDAFDDHFDWLPGHRFENAWSPSHWTVPVHGSLFTGKYPTEHGSLANSKPLTCSDSTLSETLVSEGFSTRGFSANPFVTPAFNFDRGFQTFDGSFDNLPMFDKILDWRAFHEEYGDEGIRRFGRALLKCFQKDVDTARSLKVGLQIKLREARDRQDKDSGITEAIEWLKSQRLNEDEFVFFNLMEAHAPYDMIPQEYVSGSAPSELGLQHHFEPLDESQTAEAYNAAVSYLSDAYRKLFADLTRRMDFVITLGDHGELLGEHAYYGHEYGLFPELTHVPLAVSGEGLENTERDSVVSLLDVYPTVLKLAGIHSNRRGESLLEEKRGSRTYLTEGHGLPQDRVQKLSKMGHNVERYDSVFRGIVTTDGYEYESIDGWELCGAHTSNKFKDELDDLVERLEESSETSDRPDISQAALERLKANGYA; encoded by the coding sequence ATGACCCGAATTGCTCTCGTCGTTCTAGATACTTTGCGGAAGGATGCGTTTGACGACCACTTTGACTGGCTTCCTGGCCATCGTTTTGAGAACGCTTGGTCTCCAAGTCATTGGACAGTTCCCGTGCATGGTTCACTATTTACTGGAAAATATCCGACTGAACACGGAAGTTTGGCAAACTCGAAACCGCTCACCTGTAGCGATTCAACACTGTCCGAGACACTGGTTTCGGAGGGATTCTCAACCAGAGGATTCTCTGCAAATCCATTTGTGACTCCTGCATTCAACTTCGATAGGGGATTCCAGACGTTTGACGGTTCTTTCGACAATCTCCCGATGTTCGACAAGATCCTCGACTGGAGAGCATTCCACGAGGAGTACGGAGACGAAGGAATCCGCCGATTTGGAAGAGCATTATTGAAATGTTTCCAGAAGGACGTAGACACCGCTCGGTCACTCAAGGTCGGTCTCCAAATAAAGCTGCGTGAAGCCAGAGACCGTCAAGATAAAGATAGTGGTATTACCGAAGCGATTGAGTGGCTCAAGAGTCAAAGACTCAATGAAGACGAATTTGTCTTTTTCAATCTAATGGAAGCACATGCTCCCTATGATATGATTCCTCAGGAGTATGTCTCTGGCTCGGCACCAAGTGAACTTGGTCTCCAGCACCACTTTGAACCGCTAGATGAATCTCAAACGGCTGAGGCATACAATGCAGCAGTCTCTTACCTCTCTGACGCCTATAGGAAATTGTTTGCAGATCTTACCAGGCGGATGGACTTTGTGATCACACTTGGAGATCACGGAGAGCTACTTGGGGAGCATGCGTACTACGGTCACGAATACGGTCTATTTCCTGAACTGACTCATGTCCCCTTGGCAGTATCAGGAGAGGGGTTGGAAAACACGGAACGTGATTCGGTGGTCAGTCTCCTTGATGTTTATCCGACTGTGCTCAAACTCGCCGGAATTCACTCTAATCGAAGAGGGGAGTCGTTATTAGAGGAGAAAAGGGGGAGCCGGACGTACCTGACTGAAGGTCACGGACTTCCCCAAGACAGAGTTCAGAAGCTTTCTAAAATGGGACACAATGTTGAGAGATACGATTCTGTATTCCGAGGTATCGTCACAACTGACGGCTACGAGTACGAATCCATAGATGGTTGGGAATTATGCGGCGCCCATACGTCAAATAAATTCAAGGATGAATTGGATGATCTTGTAGAACGGCTTGAAGAATCTTCTGAAACGTCGGATAGACCGGATATCTCACAAGCAGCACTTGAACGACTTAAAGCAAATGGCTATGCATGA